The Pseudomonas sp. IB20 region TGAGCCTTCCCCAGAGCGACTGGGCCAAATGGATCCCGGCCAAGCTGACCCAGCAATGGAAGCTTTCGCAATTCAAGGCGGGCGGTGAGTTCTGGCTCGACTGGGCCAAGGGTACCGTGCAAAACGCCGTGGTGCGCCTCAACTCGCCTCAGGTGAAGGGCAGCTACGCTGACCGCAAACCGGTGCATATCGAAAACCTTGCCCTCACGGCTTACCTGCAACGCAGTGATACCGGCCTTAAAGTGCTGTTTGATTCGCTGGCGATGAACATCGGTGAGACGCGCTGGGAATCACGCCTGCAATTGCAACAGAGCCTGGCCACCGATACCGCTCTGGAAGTCTGGAAGCTGCAGGCCGACCGCCTCGACCTGACCCCGATCACGCCGCTGCTAAATGCCTTGGCACCCTTGCCGGAAGGCGTTGCCAAGACCATTGAACACCTGAAGGCCACTGGCGTGCTGCGTAACGTGCTGGTGGATTTGCGTCCCCAGGACACCACTGACCAAAAGGTCAGCTTTGCCGCCAACCTTGAGCGTATCGGCTTTAATGCCTACTTCGGCGCACCGGCTGCGCGGAACGTGTCCGGCAGCATCAGCGGCGACTTGGGCCACGGCGAGTTGCGCATGGACAGCAAGGACTTTTCCTTGCACTTGGACCCGATCTTCGCCAAGCCATGGCAGTACATCCAGGCCAATGCGCGCCTGACATGGAAGCTGGATAAGGAAGGTTTCACCCTGATCGCACCGTACATCAAAGTGCTGGGCGAAGAGGGCAAGGTCGCTGCGGACTTCCTGATTCGCCTGCATTTCGACCACAGCCAGGAAGACTACATGGACCTGCGGGTCGGCATGGTCGATGGCGACGGGCGCTTCACGGCCAAGTATTTGCCGGCCGTGTTAAGCCCGTCCTTGGATGAGTGGCTGCGCACGGCGATTCTCAAAGGCGCGGTTGACGAAGGTTTCTTCCAGTACCAAGGCTCGCTGAACCACGACGCGCTGCCGGCTGCACGCAATATCAGCTTGTTCTTCAAGGTGCATGATGCCGAACTGGCGTTCCAGCCGGGTTGGCCGCACGTAAGTAAGGTCAATGGCGAAGTGTTTGTCGAGGAGAGCGGTGTGCGTATCCTGGCGAGCAAGGGCCAGTTACTCGACACCAAGGTCAAGGACATCTACGTCAATATTCCTCATGCGCCTGCCGGCCAAGACAGCCACCTGCTGATTACCGGTGGGTTTGCTGGCGGCTTGGGCGATGGCTTGAAGATCCTCCAGGAAGCGCCGATAGGCACCGGTTCGACCTTCGCCGGTTGGAAGGGCGAGGGCGACCTGCAAGGCAAACTGGACCTGGACATTGCGCTGGTCAAAGGCGCCGATCCGAAGATCGTGGTGGACTTCCAGACCGACAAGTCCCGCCTGCAATTGGCCGAGCCGACCCTGGACCTGACCCAGCTCAAAGGCAATTTCCGCTTCGACAGCGCCAAAGGCCTGAGTGGCCAGAACATCTCGGCCCAGGCGTTCGACCGGCCGATCACTGCGCAGATTTTTGCCGATGGCAAACCGGGCAAAATCAGTACGCGCGTCAGCGCCAAGGGCCAGGTCACGGTCAAGCGCCTGACGGATTGGTTAAAAGTCAGCCAGCCGCTGCCGGTGTCCGGTGATATCCCTTACCAATTGCAACTGACCCTGGACGGCGCCGACAGCCAACTGATGGTCAGCTCCACCATGAAGGGCGTAGCAGTGGATCTGCCGGCACCGTTTGGCATGCCTGCCAGTCAGGGCCGTGACAGCGTGTTCCGTATGACCTTGCAGGGCGCCGAGCGGCGCTACTGGTTTGATTACGGCGAGCTGGCGAGCTTTACCTTTGCCTCGCCTCCAGACAAGTTCAATGACGGTCGTGGGGAATTGTTCCTTGGCGATGGCGCTGCCTTGTTGCCGGCTAGCAAAGGCCTACGTATTCGCGGCGTGCTGTCGGAGCTGGACATCGACCCGTGGAAAAAACTGGTAAACCGCTACGCCGGCAATGATCCGGGCGGCAGTGCCAAGCAACTGCTCAGTGGCGCTGATTTCAAGGTGGGCAAGTTGACTGGCTTCGGTACCCAGTTTGATCGGGTCAACTTGCAACTGGGTCGCAAGCCGGCTGCGTGGGGTTTGCAGTTTGACAGCCAGCAAGCCAAAGGCGCGGTAAACCTGCCGGATGCCAAGGGTGCGCCTATTGCGATCAACTTGCAGTACGTGAAATTGCCGGCGGTGGACCCGACGGTGCAGGCGAATGAGAACGCGCCGGACCCGTTGGCTGATATTGATCCCAAAGACATTCCGGCACTGGATATCGCCATCGATCAATTGTTCCAGGGGCCTGATCTGATAGGTGCCTGGTCGCTGAAGATCCGCCCAACCGCCAAGGGCCTGGCCTTCAACAACCTGGACCTGGGCCTCAAAGGCATGCAGCTCAAGGGTGCCGGTGGTTGGGAAGGCGCGCCGGGTGACAGCAGCAGTTGGTACAAAGGCCGCCTGGATGGCAAGAACATCGCCGATGTGCTCAAGGGCTGGGGCTTTGCGCCGACCGTGACGAGTGAAGACTTCCATCTGGACGTGGACGGTCGCTGGCCGGGTTCGCCAGCCTGGGTCGGGCCCAAGCGTTTCTCCGGTAGCCTGGACGCTGCATTCCGCAAAGGCCAGTTCGTTGAAGTGGAAGGCGGCGCCCAGGCCCTGCGGGTATTTGGTTTGCTCAACTTCAACTCCATCGGTCGCCGTTTGCGCCTGGACTTCTCGGACTTGCTCGGCAAAGGCTTGAGCTATGACCGGGTCAAAGGCTTGCTGGCGGCCAGTAATGGCGTGTTCGTGACCCGTGAGCCGATCACCATGACCGGGCCATCCACTAACCTTGAGCTCAATGGCACGCTGGACCTGGTGGCCGACCGGGTCGACGCCAAGTTGCTGGTCACATTGCCGGTGACCAACAACCTGCCGATTGCCGCATTGATTGTCGGTGCGCCGGCCATTGGTGGCGCGCTGTTCCTGATCGACAAGTTGATCGGCGACCGTGTGTCGCGCTTCGCCAGTGTGCAATACAAGGTGCAAGGTCCATGGAAGGATCCAAAAATCACCTTCGACAAGCCATTTGAAAAACCAAACTGAGAGCCTGTGGAGTAGCATGGCCGCATGCCCTTTACGGAGTGTTGGCCTATGTCCTTTGCGGTAATTCAAATGGTCAGCCAGAGTGACGTCCTGGCCAACCTGGCTCAGGCCCGGCGCTTGCTGGAGCAAGCGGCGGCGGGCGGTGCGAAGCTGGCGGTACTGCCGGAAAACTTCGCCGCCATGGGCCGTCGTGACGTCGCCGACATTGGTCGCGCCGAAGCCTTGGGCGAAGGCCCGATCCTGCCGTGGTTGAAACAGGCCGCCCGCGACCTCACCTTATGGATAGTGGCCGGCACATTGCCGTTGCCGCCTAAGGACCAACCGAACGCCAAATCCAACGCCTGCTCGCTCTTGATCGATGATCGGGGTGAAATCGTCGCCCGTTACGACAAACTGCACCTGTTCGATGTCGACGTGGCGGATGCTCGAGGTCGTTATCGCGAATCCGACGACTATGCTTTCGGTGGCAATGTTGTCGTGGCGGACACGCCGGTGGGGCGCTTGGGCCTGACGGTATGCTACGACTTGCGGTTCCCCGAGTTGTACAGCGAATTGCGTGCGGCGGGGGCTGAATTGATTACCGCGCCCTCGGCCTTTACGGCGGTGACCGGCGCTGCACATTGGGATGTGCTGATTCGTGCGCGAGCCATCGAAACCCAGTGCTACCTGCTGGCAGCCGCCCAAGGCGGCGTACACCCAGGCCCACGGGAAACCTTTGGCCACGCAGCAATTGTCGACCCTTGGGGGCGCGTGCTGACACAACAGGATCAAGGCGAAGCGGTGTTGTTGGCCGAACGCGATAGCAGTGAACAGGCGTCGATACGGGCGCGCATGCCGGTGGTCAACCATCGGCGCTTTTTCTCGCAGGGCGCGCAGCGGCCTGCTTCGGAACGATGAATTTAAGGCCAAACCTATGAGCGAGTTGTTGTCCTCAGTCAGTGAACACCTCCTGGCACCCGGTGGCGTGACCATCGAAAGCTTGCAAACCGTGCTCGGCGATCTGGCCGGGCCAGGTATCGACGCGGCCGACCTGTATTTCCAAGGGCAGATTTCCGAGTCTTGGGCCCTCGAAGACGGCATCGTCAAGGAAGGCAGCTTCAACCTTGATCAAGGTGTGGGCGTGCGCGCGCAATCTGGTGAGAAGACCGGGTTTGCCTACAGCAACGCCATTACCCTTGAAGCCCTGGGCCTGGCGGCGCGTGCGGCACGCTCGATCTCCCGCGCCGGCCAGAACGGCACGGTGCAGGCATTCAGCACCCAGGATGTGGCTCAGTTGTACGCGCCGGATAACCCTCTGGAAGTGATCAGCCGTGCGGAAAAGGTCGACTTGCTCAAGCGTATTGATGCGGCCACCCGTGCCCTCGACCCGCGTATCCAGCAAGTCACCGTGAGCATGGCCGGTGTGTGGGAGCGCATTCTTGTGGCGTCCACCGACGGCGGGTTGGCGGCGGATGTACGGCCGCTGGTGCGGTTCAATGTCAGTGTGATCGTCGAGCAGAACGGTCGCCGCGAGCGCGGTGGCCATGGCGGCGGCGGGCGCACCGACTACCGTTATTTCCTCACTGAAGACCGCGCCATGGGCTACGCCCGCGAAGCGCTGCGCCAGGCACTGGTCAACCTTGAAGCCATTCCGGCGCCAGCCGGTACCTTGCCGGTGGTACTGGGCTCGGGCTGGTCTGGGGTTTTGCTGCACGAAGCGGTGGGCCACGGCCTGGAAGGCGACTTCAACCGCAAGGGCAGTTCCGCCTACAGCGGGCGCATGGGCGAGATGGTCGCGTCCAAGCTGTGCACCATTGTCGATGACGGCACCCTGGCCGGTCGTCGTGGTTCGCTGAGCATCGACGACGAAGGCACGCCGACCGAGTGCACCACGCTGATTGAAAACGGTGTGCTCAAGGGTTACATGCAAGACAAGCTCAACGCCCGCCTGATGGGCGTGGCGCGTACTGGTAACGGCCGCCGCGAGTCCTACGCTCACCTGCCGATGCCGCGTATGACCAACACCTACATGCTCGGTGGCGAAAGCGACCCGGCGGAAATCATCGCCTCGGTAAAACGCGGGATCTACTGCGCCAACCTCGGCGGCGGCCAAGTGGACATCACCAGCGGCAAATTTGTGTTCTCCACCAGCGAGGCGTACCTGATCGAAGACGGCAAGATTACCGCGCCGGTCAAAGGGGCAACGTTGATTGGTAACGGGCCAGAAGCCATGAGCAAGGTGTCGATGGTCGGTAACGACCTGTCGCTGGACAGCGGCGTGGGCACGTGCGGTAAAGATGGGCAGTCGGTGCCGGTCGGCGTTGGTCAGCCAACCTTGAAGATTGATGCGATCACCGTGGGTGGCACGGGGTCGTAAAAGGTGGAGCTTCGGGTGGCGCAGAACGCCACCCGGGGAAGAGGATCAGCGCAGGCCGCGTTGAGTCTCGTCCAGCTCACGGATGTACTTGAAAATTTTACGGCTGGTGGCCGGAGCCTTGTTTTGCGCCAGTTCGTGCTGGGCCTGACGGATCAGGGAGCGCAGTTGCTGGCGGTCCGCGTCCGGGTAGTCCAACACGAACTTCTCCAATACAGCGTCATCGCCCGAAATCAGGCGGTCACGCCAACGTTCCAGGTTGTGGAAACGTTCGTTGTATTGGCGAGTGGAGGCATCGAGTTGATCGAGCAGGGTCAGAATGGCGTCAGTGTCCTGATCGCGCATCAGTTTGCCGATAAACATGATGTGCCGTTTACGCGCGATATTCGCGGTGTGCTTAGGTGCATCAGCCAGGGCCCGGCGCATTTCGTCGGTCAGTGGCAGTTTTGCAACCAAGTCAGGCTTGAGCGTTGTAAGGCGCTCGCCAAGGTCAACCAGAGCATGCAGCTCGCGTTTGACCTGGGTTTTGCTTTTCTCCCCATCGAGGGAGTCGTCGTAAGAATCAACCATGGTGGCAGTCCGCAAAGAAACGCCGCCATGATAACCAGTCGGGGGCCGCTTGTCCGGCCCGGTCGCTCGATGGCCTTAACCGAAAGCAGAATTTGAGTGGAGAAAACCATGAGTGCAGCCCAAAGCGTCGGTCCGCAAGCGTTACCGGCACTGCAGGAACAAGTCGAGCAGATCCTTGCCGAGGCCAAGCGCCAGGGGGCCAGCGCCTGTGAAGTGGCGGTGTCGCTGGAGCAGGGGCTGTCGACGTCGGTGCGCCAGCGGGAAGTGGAAACCGTCGAATTCAATCGCGACCAGGGTTTTGGTATCACCTTGTATGTAGGGCAGCGCAAGGGCTCGGCGAGTACGTCGGCCAGCGGGCCCGAAGCGATTCGCGAGACGGTCGCCGCTGCGTTGGCGATTGCCAAGCACACCTCCGAAGATGAAAGCTCAGGCTTGGCTGACAAGGCACTGATGGCCAAGGACTTGAAGGATTTCGATCTGTTTCACACTTGGGACATCACGCCTGAACAGGCTATCGAGCAGGCGCTGATCTGCGAAGCTGCAGCGTTTGATGCTGATCCTCGCATCAAGAATGCTGACGGCACCACCTTGAGTACCCATCAGGGCTGCCGCGTGTATGGCAACAGCCACGGGTTTATCGGTGGTTACGCCTCCACTCGCCATAGCCTGAGCTGCGTGATGATTGCCGAGGCCGATGGCCAGATGCAGCGTGATTACTGGTATGACGTGAGCCGCCAAGGCGAATTGCTGGCTGACCCGGTCAGCATTGGCCAGCGCGCAGCCCAGCGCGCGGCGAGCCGCCTGGGCGCGCGCCCGGTACCGACCTGTGAAGTGCCGGTGCTGTTTTCGGCAGAGCTGGCCGGCGGGTTGTTCGGCAGCTTCCTGGGCGCGATTTCCGGCGGCAACCTCTACCGCAAGTCTTCGTTCCTTGAGGGCGCAATCGGCCAGAAACTGTTTCCTGAGTGGCTGACCATTGATGAGCGCCCGCACCTGATGCGCGCCATGGGCAGTTCGGCGTTCGACGGTGATGGCCTGGCCACTTATGCCAAACCGTTTGTCGAAAAGGGCGAGTTGGTCTCCTACGTTCTCGGTACTTACGCTGGCCGCAAGCTTGGCCTGCCAAGCACCGCCAACGCCGGTGGCGTGCACAACCTGTTCGTGACCCATGGCGACGAAGACCAGGCGGCGTTGCTGCGTCGTATGGGCCGTGGCCTGCTGGTGACCGAACTGATGGGCAGTGGCCTGAATATGGTCACCGGTGATTATTCCCGCGGCGCGGCGGGTTTCTGGGTAGAAAACGGCGAAATTCAATTCGCCGTGCAGGAAGTCACCATCGCCGGCAACATGCGCGACATGTTCAAGCAGATCGTTGCCGTGGGTAACGACCTGGAACTGCGCAGCAACATTCGCACCGGTTCGGTGTTGATCGAGCGGATGACTGTCGCCGGCAGCTAATCACTCTCGCGCTCAAAAAAAGGCACGCCATCGTACAGATGGCGTGCCTTTTTTTATGGCCGAGTCACAGGTGGATTAACGTGCTGTACTTGTTTTGATTCTCAATATCATTTAATAATAAATATCATTATCGAATGAGTGTGGATCATGAGTTCTGTCCTGCATGAGGATCCGTACCTGGAAAGCTGGCGCTGGATGAGTCGTCAGATTCGCTGCGGCCTCGATCCCAATGAACCTCGCCTGATCGAACATTACCTCAATGAGGGTCGGTACCTGGCGTGTTGCACCGCGACCCATCCGTGGACGATCGCCGAAACCTCATTGCGCCTGCTGATCGACACCGCCCGCGATATCGCCTTGCCCTGGCATTGGCGCTCCATGTGCCTGGACCAGGCGTGGCGCCCGCTGCGCGACCTGGAAAACCTCTCCCGCTGTGCCTGCCGCCTTAAGCGCTGGCAGGCCTTTGCCTGGCAATTGGCGACCTGCGAATTGCTGCCTTCCATTTCTGTTTCTGACCTGGTGCAAGGATCTTCCGATGAGTAACACCCGTATCGAACGCGACAGCATGGGCGAACTGCAAGTACCGGCCGAGGCCTTGTATGGCGCACAAACCCAGCGCGCGGTGAACAACTTTCCGATCAGCAACCAACGCATGCCGGCGCAATTCATCCGCGCCCTGATCCTGGCCAAAGCCGCTGCGGCCAAGGCCAACGTCGACCTAAAGCAGATCAGCGAAGGGCAGGGCAAAGCCATTGTCGATGCCGCCCAGGGCTTGCTGGAGGGCGATTACATGCCGCACTTCCCGGTGGATATCTTCCAGACCGGCTCCGGCACCAGCTCCAACATGAACGCCAACGAAGTGATTGCGACCCTGGCCACACGTTTGTTGGGCGAGGCGGTCAACCCTAACGACCACGTGAACTGCGGCCAAAGCAGCAACGACATCATTCCCACCACCATCCACGTCAGTGCCGCCTTGGTGCTGCATGAGCAAACGCTGCCGGCGCTGTTGCACTTGGTGCAGGTGATCGAGCAAAAGGCCGAGCAAGTGCATCCGTTCATCAAGACCGGCCGCACCCACTTGATGGACGCCATGCCGGTGCGCATGAGCCAGGTGCTCAACGGCTGGGCGCAGCAGCTCAAGGCCAATATCGGTCACTTGCAGGACTTGCTGCCGAGCTTGCAGGCCCTGGCTCAGGGCGGCACGGCGGTCGGCACCGGGATCAACGCACACCCGGAATTCGCCGCGCGTTTCAGCCAGCAACTGAGCAACCTGACTGGCGTGAAATTCACCCCGGGCAGGAACCTGTTCGCATTGATCGGCTCCCAGGACACAGCCGTTGCCGTGTCCGGCCAGTTGAAAGCCACCGCCGTCTCGCTGATGAAAATCGCCAATGACCTGCGCTGGATGAACTCCGGACCGCTCGCAGGCCTGGGTGAAATCGAGCTGGAAGGCCTGCAACCGGGCTCTTCGATCATGCCGGGCAAGGTCAACCCGGTGATCCCGGAAGCCACTGCCATGGTCGCGGCCCAAGTGATCGGCAATGACACGGTGATTACTGTCGCGGGGCAATCCGGCAACTTCGAGCTGAACGTGATGCTGCCGATCATCGCCCAAAACCTGCTCAGCAGCCTTGAACTGCTGGCCAATTCGAGCCGCTTGCTGGCCGACAAGGCCATCGCCAGCTTCAAGGTCA contains the following coding sequences:
- the yjgA gene encoding ribosome biogenesis factor YjgA — translated: MVDSYDDSLDGEKSKTQVKRELHALVDLGERLTTLKPDLVAKLPLTDEMRRALADAPKHTANIARKRHIMFIGKLMRDQDTDAILTLLDQLDASTRQYNERFHNLERWRDRLISGDDAVLEKFVLDYPDADRQQLRSLIRQAQHELAQNKAPATSRKIFKYIRELDETQRGLR
- a CDS encoding class II fumarate hydratase, translating into MSNTRIERDSMGELQVPAEALYGAQTQRAVNNFPISNQRMPAQFIRALILAKAAAAKANVDLKQISEGQGKAIVDAAQGLLEGDYMPHFPVDIFQTGSGTSSNMNANEVIATLATRLLGEAVNPNDHVNCGQSSNDIIPTTIHVSAALVLHEQTLPALLHLVQVIEQKAEQVHPFIKTGRTHLMDAMPVRMSQVLNGWAQQLKANIGHLQDLLPSLQALAQGGTAVGTGINAHPEFAARFSQQLSNLTGVKFTPGRNLFALIGSQDTAVAVSGQLKATAVSLMKIANDLRWMNSGPLAGLGEIELEGLQPGSSIMPGKVNPVIPEATAMVAAQVIGNDTVITVAGQSGNFELNVMLPIIAQNLLSSLELLANSSRLLADKAIASFKVNEAKLKEALSRNPILVTALNPIIGYQKAAEIAKKAYQQGRPVIDVALEHTDLSRSQLEILLDPEKLTAGGV
- the tldD gene encoding metalloprotease TldD: MSELLSSVSEHLLAPGGVTIESLQTVLGDLAGPGIDAADLYFQGQISESWALEDGIVKEGSFNLDQGVGVRAQSGEKTGFAYSNAITLEALGLAARAARSISRAGQNGTVQAFSTQDVAQLYAPDNPLEVISRAEKVDLLKRIDAATRALDPRIQQVTVSMAGVWERILVASTDGGLAADVRPLVRFNVSVIVEQNGRRERGGHGGGGRTDYRYFLTEDRAMGYAREALRQALVNLEAIPAPAGTLPVVLGSGWSGVLLHEAVGHGLEGDFNRKGSSAYSGRMGEMVASKLCTIVDDGTLAGRRGSLSIDDEGTPTECTTLIENGVLKGYMQDKLNARLMGVARTGNGRRESYAHLPMPRMTNTYMLGGESDPAEIIASVKRGIYCANLGGGQVDITSGKFVFSTSEAYLIEDGKITAPVKGATLIGNGPEAMSKVSMVGNDLSLDSGVGTCGKDGQSVPVGVGQPTLKIDAITVGGTGS
- a CDS encoding carbon-nitrogen hydrolase family protein, producing the protein MSFAVIQMVSQSDVLANLAQARRLLEQAAAGGAKLAVLPENFAAMGRRDVADIGRAEALGEGPILPWLKQAARDLTLWIVAGTLPLPPKDQPNAKSNACSLLIDDRGEIVARYDKLHLFDVDVADARGRYRESDDYAFGGNVVVADTPVGRLGLTVCYDLRFPELYSELRAAGAELITAPSAFTAVTGAAHWDVLIRARAIETQCYLLAAAQGGVHPGPRETFGHAAIVDPWGRVLTQQDQGEAVLLAERDSSEQASIRARMPVVNHRRFFSQGAQRPASER
- the pmbA gene encoding metalloprotease PmbA codes for the protein MSAAQSVGPQALPALQEQVEQILAEAKRQGASACEVAVSLEQGLSTSVRQREVETVEFNRDQGFGITLYVGQRKGSASTSASGPEAIRETVAAALAIAKHTSEDESSGLADKALMAKDLKDFDLFHTWDITPEQAIEQALICEAAAFDADPRIKNADGTTLSTHQGCRVYGNSHGFIGGYASTRHSLSCVMIAEADGQMQRDYWYDVSRQGELLADPVSIGQRAAQRAASRLGARPVPTCEVPVLFSAELAGGLFGSFLGAISGGNLYRKSSFLEGAIGQKLFPEWLTIDERPHLMRAMGSSAFDGDGLATYAKPFVEKGELVSYVLGTYAGRKLGLPSTANAGGVHNLFVTHGDEDQAALLRRMGRGLLVTELMGSGLNMVTGDYSRGAAGFWVENGEIQFAVQEVTIAGNMRDMFKQIVAVGNDLELRSNIRTGSVLIERMTVAGS
- a CDS encoding FagA protein; this translates as MSSVLHEDPYLESWRWMSRQIRCGLDPNEPRLIEHYLNEGRYLACCTATHPWTIAETSLRLLIDTARDIALPWHWRSMCLDQAWRPLRDLENLSRCACRLKRWQAFAWQLATCELLPSISVSDLVQGSSDE
- a CDS encoding YhdP family protein → MERLKRFFAALTRWGLGLCALLLVLAAVYVSLGRELTPLVAEYRAEIEAKAQAAVDMPVRIGSLEGRWSGFAPILLAHDVMVGEGSSALRLDQVEVVPAIWASLMAREVRIAHLEVSGLQLSFKEDKDGHWALQGLPVQDDQPLDPEQLLTRMQMVKRVSVLDSQVTLQPFAQAPLTLTYVGLSLHTGATRQRLDARLTLPDGQPLAVSLRTRIRASEWKDAQVQAYLSLPQSDWAKWIPAKLTQQWKLSQFKAGGEFWLDWAKGTVQNAVVRLNSPQVKGSYADRKPVHIENLALTAYLQRSDTGLKVLFDSLAMNIGETRWESRLQLQQSLATDTALEVWKLQADRLDLTPITPLLNALAPLPEGVAKTIEHLKATGVLRNVLVDLRPQDTTDQKVSFAANLERIGFNAYFGAPAARNVSGSISGDLGHGELRMDSKDFSLHLDPIFAKPWQYIQANARLTWKLDKEGFTLIAPYIKVLGEEGKVAADFLIRLHFDHSQEDYMDLRVGMVDGDGRFTAKYLPAVLSPSLDEWLRTAILKGAVDEGFFQYQGSLNHDALPAARNISLFFKVHDAELAFQPGWPHVSKVNGEVFVEESGVRILASKGQLLDTKVKDIYVNIPHAPAGQDSHLLITGGFAGGLGDGLKILQEAPIGTGSTFAGWKGEGDLQGKLDLDIALVKGADPKIVVDFQTDKSRLQLAEPTLDLTQLKGNFRFDSAKGLSGQNISAQAFDRPITAQIFADGKPGKISTRVSAKGQVTVKRLTDWLKVSQPLPVSGDIPYQLQLTLDGADSQLMVSSTMKGVAVDLPAPFGMPASQGRDSVFRMTLQGAERRYWFDYGELASFTFASPPDKFNDGRGELFLGDGAALLPASKGLRIRGVLSELDIDPWKKLVNRYAGNDPGGSAKQLLSGADFKVGKLTGFGTQFDRVNLQLGRKPAAWGLQFDSQQAKGAVNLPDAKGAPIAINLQYVKLPAVDPTVQANENAPDPLADIDPKDIPALDIAIDQLFQGPDLIGAWSLKIRPTAKGLAFNNLDLGLKGMQLKGAGGWEGAPGDSSSWYKGRLDGKNIADVLKGWGFAPTVTSEDFHLDVDGRWPGSPAWVGPKRFSGSLDAAFRKGQFVEVEGGAQALRVFGLLNFNSIGRRLRLDFSDLLGKGLSYDRVKGLLAASNGVFVTREPITMTGPSTNLELNGTLDLVADRVDAKLLVTLPVTNNLPIAALIVGAPAIGGALFLIDKLIGDRVSRFASVQYKVQGPWKDPKITFDKPFEKPN